The DNA window GGCCCTGCGCGATAGCGACCGACCTCGTGCACGGCATCGGTCACGCTGGCCTGCTCCAGCAGCAGCTCGCCCTGTCGCCAGGCACCGACGCTGTCTGCGGCAACGTCGGTCAGGCGCTGCACGCTTCGATGCTCGCCATAGCCCGCACGTTGCCCCACCTGCAGATAGGTCCAGCCGCCATCGACCGGACTGGCCACGCGTACGCGGCCCTGTCCGACTTCGGTCTCCACCCCGGCGGCAACGTGGGCGACCGTGAATGCGGTGGAGATGTCTTCCACCACACCGTTGCCAGCCGCGACGCTGAAGCGCCTCTGCGCATCAGGCGCCACATAGAACCAGGCACGGCCACGCAGCAGTTCAATGCGACGACGCTGGTCATCGAAGTGCACGGCGATCGCACTGTCGGCATCGAGCACGGCACGGCTGCCATCGGGCAGATGCACATCCTGCACGCGGTGGTCGCTGCGATGATCCGCCTGCAGGCGCAGCCAGGTATCGGGCCAGACCACCAGCATTGCCAGCGCAGCGGCGGTGGCCATGGCCCAACGCAGCCGCCGCGGGCGACGCGCAGCCTGCCTGCGTTCGATGGCGACCGGACGCGGACCCACACTGCGCCACAGCATGCGCTCATGCTCGAATGAACGCCGATTCGCAGGCTCGGCCAACCAGCGCTCGAACGCATCCATGCGCGCGTCGCTGATATCGCCGGACGCCAGGCACACGATCCAGTCCCTGGCCTGTTCGGCCACGGCCTCATCGGCGGTGCTGCGGGGTGTCGGGGGCGGGCTCATCGGCTGGCGGGGGACACGATCAGAGGTGGGCGGAAGGACTAGACCGCATGGGCGGCCTGCGAATCAAGACGCACGGCGGGTGTGCGCCCCCAAGCCGGATCGTTCATCGACCGCTGCGTGCCCAGGCAAGCCGCTGCAGCGCAGTGCGTACGTGGTTCTCCACCGTGGTCACCGACACCCCGAGGCGTCGGGCGATGTCGGCCTGGGTCAGGCCCTGCAGGCGATTGAGATGGAAGATGGTACGCGTCGGCTCGGGCAGGTGGCCGGCGGCATCGAGCACGCGCTGCAACTCATCCTGCACCATCACCTGCTCCTCCGTGGAGATCTGCTCGT is part of the Stenotrophomonas lactitubi genome and encodes:
- a CDS encoding FecR family protein, whose protein sequence is MSPPPTPRSTADEAVAEQARDWIVCLASGDISDARMDAFERWLAEPANRRSFEHERMLWRSVGPRPVAIERRQAARRPRRLRWAMATAAALAMLVVWPDTWLRLQADHRSDHRVQDVHLPDGSRAVLDADSAIAVHFDDQRRRIELLRGRAWFYVAPDAQRRFSVAAGNGVVEDISTAFTVAHVAAGVETEVGQGRVRVASPVDGGWTYLQVGQRAGYGEHRSVQRLTDVAADSVGAWRQGELLLEQASVTDAVHEVGRYRAGPTFVRGNLQALPAVSAALRVDHPEQALDALAATAGLQVTRLPLGVAIVHR